The Pirellulales bacterium DNA window GCCGCGTTTGCCTACCTCTTTTTTCATAAAAGCCAGGCCTTCCTTGGCCAGTTGCATTTCGTCGTCAAACATTCGCCGCCAGATTTTGGTTGCGGCGCTGATGCCCGGCAAGGCCAAGCCAAACGCTTCGACCACGAGCCAACCGTTGTATTTCACCTCATGCAAGGCGTTAAAGGTCTCGTTCCAACCGATCTCCCCCTGACCCGGTGTGCTGCGGTCGTTCTCGCTAATATGCACATGATACAAATGCGGTGCCGCCAATCGTATCGCCGTGGAAATATCCTTCTCCTCGATATTGGCGTGAAACGTGTCGTACATCATCCCGCAAGCGGGATGATCCACCGCCTTGACAAAGCGCACCATTTGGGCGGCGCAATTAAGAAAATACAATTCAAACCGGTTGAGATATTCGCAGGCCAGCCGCACATTGGCCTGCCCCGCGTGCTCGGCGACTTGCCGCATGCTTTCCACACCCCATTTAAACTCATCCTCGGTGGGGCCTTTGCCGGTGAATTCGCCGATTGCCGAATGAAACGGCCCGAGCAGCGTCTCCGCCCCGATCGCCGCGCAGCAATCCACGGTTAATTTATTGTTTTGCACGCCCAAGGCGCGTACTTTCGCATCGGGACTAATGGGATTATCAGCCGCTCCTCGCACCGCTACCGCCGTGCAGGCCAAACCCAGGTCGGTCAACTTCTTTTTCCAGGGGATAAACAATTCGGGTCGGGGGTCAAAGATCGGCACTTCCACGCCATCGTAACCCAGCGCTTTTAATTGTTCCAAAATCGGCAGCAGACCGTCATGCAGGTGATCGGTCCACAACAGCAAATTCATGCCGTATTTCATCGGGCAAGTCCTTTGATAACAGAGTGTGGGCGTGGGTACCCCAAAAATGGGTCAGGGGAAACGACAAGGCCAAAAAATCTATTCACGGACGAATTTTCCCTATGGTGACAGATTTTGCGGCCAGGGGCAACAGAGGGTAAAGCGGAAGTTGTATTCTCGTTATTTTTATGGGGAAAATCGCTAGCCCCCCCTCGTTGAATTCGTCCCTCGCTAAAAATTCACGTTGGCTTTTTTGGCCAGGCCGGGGAAGGTAGCGGGAAATATTTTAAAAAAACGACCCCGACTTGCATCCAACCGGCAACATCGGGCGAATTCATGGTTGAGCGCTCAGATTGGAAATTTTGACGGGAGAATGTTAGTCATGCCGTTCCCTTATGGCGTGCTTGGTAATTCTCCACACAATTTAGTGACATTTTTACCCCACAATTCAGGAGTTATTTATGAAGATCAGTCTTTTTGCCCTTTTAGCGGTTGCCACCGGACTGTTTGTTGGTCAGATGTCTTATGCTGGCAAGCCCTGTGCCGCCAGTCGTGCCCAAGCTTCCGCTGCCTACCGTGGCCATGCCGTCCAGCATGTCGCGTTCGCCAAGGAAGAAGCCAAAGATATTGTCGACACAGCCGTGGGAGCCGAAGGTTTTAAGACCTTGGTCGCCGCTGTCAAGGCCGCGGACCTGGTTGAAACCCTCAAGGGCAAAGGTCCTTTTACGGTGTTTGCACCCACGGATGAAGCATTTGCCAAGCTTCCCAAGGGTACCGTGGAAGAACTGCTCAAGCCGGAAAATAAGGACAAGTTGGTGGCCGTGCTGACGTATCACGTGGTGCCGGGCAAGGTTTTGGCCGCCGATGTGGTCAAGCTGAAAGAAGCCAAAACTGTCCAAGGCACCGCCGCCAAAATCACCGTCAAGGAGGGCAAAGTGATGGTGGACGACGCGAATGTGGTCAAAACCGACATCATGTGCGCCAATGGCGTGATCCATGTCATTGACTCAGTCATCCTGCCCAAGTAAGTTAATTTTCCGTAACTATGAAAGTTTAACTACGGAAAATCTTCGAAATTGGATGGCAATTGGCTTGTGACTGACTTGATTTTGCCACGCATAGCCGCTGGAGACACCACCGCCGTACGCGATTGTTTATCGCGTTACGGCGGTTTGGTTTGGTCCCTTGCGCAGCGTTGCTTGGCCAATCCCACCGATTGCGAGGAAGCAACCCAAGAAATATTTATAGAAATTTGGCAACAAGCCGAGCGTTTTGATCCAAACCTGGGTTCGGAAACCGGCTTTATCAGCCTGTTAGCCCGCCGCCGGTTGATTGATCGCTTGCGTCGGGCCAATCGTCAACCCAACACATCTTCCATTACTGACGACATTACCGTGCCGCTTGCCCCCAACAGCTCCTGCCCGTTGGAATTGGCCGAAACCA harbors:
- a CDS encoding sugar phosphate isomerase/epimerase, producing the protein MKYGMNLLLWTDHLHDGLLPILEQLKALGYDGVEVPIFDPRPELFIPWKKKLTDLGLACTAVAVRGAADNPISPDAKVRALGVQNNKLTVDCCAAIGAETLLGPFHSAIGEFTGKGPTEDEFKWGVESMRQVAEHAGQANVRLACEYLNRFELYFLNCAAQMVRFVKAVDHPACGMMYDTFHANIEEKDISTAIRLAAPHLYHVHISENDRSTPGQGEIGWNETFNALHEVKYNGWLVVEAFGLALPGISAATKIWRRMFDDEMQLAKEGLAFMKKEVGKRG
- a CDS encoding fasciclin domain-containing protein; its protein translation is MKISLFALLAVATGLFVGQMSYAGKPCAASRAQASAAYRGHAVQHVAFAKEEAKDIVDTAVGAEGFKTLVAAVKAADLVETLKGKGPFTVFAPTDEAFAKLPKGTVEELLKPENKDKLVAVLTYHVVPGKVLAADVVKLKEAKTVQGTAAKITVKEGKVMVDDANVVKTDIMCANGVIHVIDSVILPK
- a CDS encoding sigma-70 family RNA polymerase sigma factor, encoding MTDLILPRIAAGDTTAVRDCLSRYGGLVWSLAQRCLANPTDCEEATQEIFIEIWQQAERFDPNLGSETGFISLLARRRLIDRLRRANRQPNTSSITDDITVPLAPNSSCPLELAETTAQVRERLAKLRPAERQAVQLSICDGLSHAEISAQTGQPLGTVKSHVRRGLQFLRQMFVADLEQGGVT